A stretch of Ipomoea triloba cultivar NCNSP0323 chromosome 13, ASM357664v1 DNA encodes these proteins:
- the LOC116001211 gene encoding uncharacterized protein LOC116001211 encodes MPITRSANREILPYDPEIERTLRNLRKQARRKLEFSALATDFPSSSHSDLEEKPMAQNRTLKELGAPNLDQQPLCITFPALDANVQFELKSGLIHLLPSFHGLAGKDPHKHLKEFHVVCSSMKPTGVTEEQIKLRAFPFSLKDSAKDWLYEEQIKLRAFLFSLKDSTKDWLYYLPSGSITTWNDLKTMFLEKYFPASRAANIRKEICGIRQHNGESLYEYWERFKKFCASSPHHQITEQLLSQYFYEGLFPTDRSMIDAASGGALVDKTSDAAKNLIANMAANSQQFGNRLVQPSKQMNEVSISNLEQQVAGLTTLVRQLPIGNMQTVKACGICSVVGHQTDACPTLQEEPIEYVKQETQLFQQETNSNFQETKASIQNLERQMGQLATTVSRLEAQSSGKLPSQTVVNPRENASAIVLRSGKEIEGPANVTPSVDQEKEETSNNENSQGKFPNPSDNKPTPPFPQALLKSKKEAKDVELYETFKNYEVNIPLLDAIKQVPRYAKFLKELCTTKRKQKSKRGEKVIMGKNVSTVIQSKLPEKCKDPGMFTIPCMIGDTRLEKAMLDLGASINVMPYSVYASLKLGPLNKTSVVIQLADRSNAYPRGVIEDVLLQVNNLIFPTDFYVLDMENNDHSAPILLGRPFLKTAKTKIDIHSGTLTMEFDGNIVTFNIYDAMKCPSDDNSAYSIDILDSLVEEVFEFDGNDELKVVISEHLERGIMSLL; translated from the exons ATGCCTATAACTCGATCTGCTAATCGAGAAATATTGCCATACGATCCAGAAATAGAAAGAACTCTACGCAACTTAAGAAAACAAGCTCGTAGGAAATTAGAGTTTAGTGCACTGGCTACTGATTTCCCATCTTCCTCACATTCTGATTTAGAAGAAAAACCAATGGCTCAAAATCGGACTTTGAAAGAACTTGGAGCTCCAAATTTAGATCAACAACCTTTATGCATTACGTTTCCTGCTTTAGATGCTAATgtacaatttgaattaaaatctgGATTAATTCATCTTTTGCCCTCTTTTCATGGACTTGCAGGTAAAGATCCTCATAAACATTTAAAGGAATTTCATGTGGTGTGTTCAAGTATGAAACCCACGGGGGTTACTGAAGAACAAATCAAATTGAGagcctttcctttttctttgaaGGATTCAGCAAAGGACTGGCTATATGAAGAACAAATCAAATTGAGagcctttcttttttctttgaagGATTCAACAAAGGACTGGCTATATTATCTACCTTCCGGGAGCATCACCACATGGAATGATTTGAAAACAATGTTCCTTGAGAAATACTTTCCAGCTTCAAGGGCGGCCAACATCAGAAAAGAAATTTGTGGTATAAGGCAACACAATGGAGAGTCACTTTATGAATATTGGGAGCGTTTCAAGAAGTTTTGTGCAAGTTCCCCTCATCACCAAATCACTGAACAATTGCTCAGTCAGTACTTTTATGAAGGACTCTTTCCGACTGATAGAAGCATGATTGATGCTGCAAGTGGAGGTGCATTAGTTGATAAGACATCGGATGCTGCAAAGAATCTAATTGCAAACATGGCAGCAAATTCTCAACAGTTTGGCAATAGACTTGTCCAACCATCGAAGCAAATGAATGAGGTAAGTATTTCCAATCTTGAACAACAAGTGGCTGGTTTAACTACTCTTGTTCGTCAATTACCTATAGGAAATATGCAAACTGTGAAAGCTTGTGGAATTTGCTCAGTAGTTGGGCACCAAACTGATGCTTGCCCAACTCTTCAAGAAGAACCTATTGAATATGTCAAG CAAGAAACACAACTATTCCAACAAGAAACAAAttccaattttcaagaaacgAAAGCTAGCATCCAGAACTTAGAAAGACAAATGGGCCAACTAGCAACTACGGTAAGTCGGTTGGAGGCACAGAGTTCTGGCAAATTACCCTCTCAAACGGTGGTCAATCCTAGAGAAAATGCAAGTGCAATTGTTTTGAGAAGTGGTAAGGAAATTGAAGGTCCTGCAAATGTTACCCCATCAGTAGACCAAGAAAAAGAGGAAACTAGCAACAACGAAAATTCTCAAGGTAAGTTTCCTAATCCTTCTGATAATAAACCAACTCCCCCATTCCCTCAAGCTTTGTTAAAATCTAAAAAAGAAGCGAAAGATGTAGAGTTATATGAAACTTTCAAAAACTATGAAGTAAATATTCCATTACTTGATGCAATAAAACAAGTCCCTAGATATGCTAAATTCTTAAAGGAGTTGTGTACAACAAAAAGGAAGCAAAAATCAAAAAGAGGTGAGAAGGTGATAATGGGAAAGAATGTCTCAACTGTGATTCAAAGCAAGCTTCCTGAAAAATGCAAGGATCCAGGTATGTTTACTATTCCTTGTATGATAGGTGATACTAGACTTGAGAAAGCCATGCTAGACTTAGGAGCATCTATTAATGTTATGCCATATTCTGTGTATGCTTCTTTAAAACTTGGACCTTTGAATAAAACTAGTGTGGTTATCCAATTGGCTGATAGATCTAATGCATATCCTAGGGGTGTTATTGAAGATGTATTGTTGCAAGTTAATAATTTGATATTCCCTACTGATTTCTATGTGCTTGATATGGAAAATAATGATCATTCTGCTCCTATTCTACTAGGAAGACCATTTTTAAAAactgcaaaaacaaaaattgatattCATAGTGGTACACTTACTATGGAGTttgatggtaatattgttacATTCAATATTTATGATGCTATGAAATGCCCTAGTGATGATAACTCTGCTTATTCTATTGATATTCTTGATTCATTAGTTGAAGAAGTTTTTGAATTTGATGGTAATGATGAATTGAAAGTTGTTATTAGTGAACACCTTGAAAGGGGAATAATGAGTTTGCTTTGA